The following proteins are co-located in the Pseudomonas antarctica genome:
- a CDS encoding O-antigen translocase, with amino-acid sequence MTLLKTSFLNGIAVVIKMLTLLGINKMLAIYVGPSGYAALGQFQNAVQMVTTFSTGAISTGVTKYTAEYQDDEGAQHRVWRTAGTIACAGSVLTSLLIILFSKPLAVWCFNDESLYSVFIWCAATLIFFSFNTLLLAILNGKKEINRYILANIGGSILSLLVIIVMVTQFGLYGALISLVLYQSIAFFVTCLLCYKTPWFRLSNLFGKLDKQIAINLTKFTAMALTTAACVPVSHILVRNYLGSEFGWETAGYWEAMWRLSTAYLLLVTTTLGLYFLPKLSELIDPQEIKREIIQGYKLILPVAMVCGLVIYILRDFIIGILFTSAFSPMRDFFAWQMLGDTLKIASWILAYLMLGKAMVKMYILTEVFFSLGFYLLTVVLTKVGGPVGVTWAHALNYGIYWLVMYFLIYRKLNKNNAG; translated from the coding sequence ATGACGCTGCTTAAAACAAGCTTTCTCAACGGCATTGCGGTGGTTATTAAAATGCTCACCTTGTTGGGCATCAATAAAATGTTGGCCATCTATGTGGGGCCCTCTGGATACGCGGCGCTGGGTCAGTTCCAAAACGCAGTGCAGATGGTGACGACCTTTTCAACGGGTGCCATCAGTACCGGAGTGACAAAATACACCGCCGAATATCAAGACGATGAGGGCGCGCAGCACCGCGTATGGCGCACTGCGGGTACGATTGCGTGTGCGGGCTCAGTGTTGACTTCCCTCCTCATTATTCTATTCAGTAAACCGCTGGCGGTCTGGTGTTTTAACGACGAGTCGCTTTACAGCGTCTTTATTTGGTGCGCAGCGACGCTGATATTCTTTTCATTCAATACACTGCTGCTGGCGATCCTTAACGGCAAAAAAGAAATCAATCGATACATCCTCGCAAATATCGGAGGGAGCATTCTTTCGCTTTTGGTCATCATCGTGATGGTGACTCAGTTTGGCTTATACGGTGCATTGATTTCTTTAGTGCTGTATCAGTCAATCGCTTTTTTTGTGACGTGCCTGCTGTGCTACAAGACCCCGTGGTTTCGATTGTCGAATCTGTTTGGAAAGCTGGATAAACAAATTGCGATAAATTTGACGAAATTTACTGCAATGGCACTCACGACAGCGGCCTGCGTGCCCGTCAGTCATATCCTGGTGCGAAACTATCTGGGCTCGGAATTTGGCTGGGAAACAGCTGGATATTGGGAGGCCATGTGGCGTTTAAGTACGGCTTACCTATTGTTGGTGACCACAACGCTTGGGTTATATTTTCTACCGAAGTTGTCGGAACTGATCGACCCTCAGGAGATTAAGAGGGAAATTATCCAAGGCTATAAATTGATTTTGCCTGTTGCCATGGTCTGTGGTTTGGTTATCTATATTTTAAGAGACTTCATAATCGGCATTCTGTTCACCAGCGCTTTTAGCCCAATGAGAGACTTCTTTGCTTGGCAGATGCTCGGTGACACGCTAAAGATTGCAAGTTGGATACTTGCCTACCTGATGTTGGGCAAGGCAATGGTGAAGATGTATATCCTCACAGAAGTATTTTTTTCACTCGGGTTTTACCTGTTGACAGTCGTGCTAACAAAGGTAGGCGGCCCTGTCGGGGTAACGTGGGCGCATGCGCTTAACTACGGGATTTACTGGCTAGTTATGTATTTTCTTATTTACAGAAAGTTAAATAAAAATAACGCTGGGTGA
- a CDS encoding acyltransferase, whose product MLIELVEFLSLKIRKRGIKIDRRIPDSYLFKLVLSKACMAINGFFTFRRRSVILVGKNVTVKARSMITAGKGLVIDDGCFIDALAVKGVAFGRGVSLKKNVIIECTGSLTKLGEGLSIGNDVGIGSGSFLGCAGGLSIGNDTIIGNYVSFHSENHNFSDASLPIRLQGVNNEGIQIGNNCWIGAKVTVLDGVVLEDGCVVAAGAVLKAGRYAANSIYAGVPAKRIKERS is encoded by the coding sequence ATGCTGATCGAACTGGTTGAGTTTCTTTCTCTTAAAATAAGGAAGCGTGGTATCAAAATTGATAGGCGCATTCCGGACAGTTATCTTTTTAAATTGGTTTTGTCGAAAGCGTGCATGGCAATCAATGGTTTCTTCACCTTCAGAAGACGTTCAGTCATTCTTGTGGGAAAAAACGTCACCGTGAAAGCCCGCTCAATGATTACTGCGGGTAAAGGTCTCGTGATTGATGATGGCTGTTTTATCGACGCGTTAGCGGTTAAAGGTGTCGCTTTTGGGCGTGGGGTTTCCTTAAAGAAAAATGTTATTATTGAATGCACTGGCAGCTTGACCAAATTGGGCGAGGGGCTTTCGATTGGTAACGATGTAGGCATCGGAAGTGGAAGCTTTTTGGGCTGCGCCGGTGGGCTGTCTATTGGGAATGACACCATCATTGGAAACTATGTCTCGTTTCACTCGGAGAATCATAATTTTTCTGATGCGTCCCTGCCTATTCGGCTCCAGGGCGTGAATAACGAAGGGATCCAGATCGGCAATAATTGCTGGATAGGTGCCAAGGTGACCGTGCTGGACGGTGTGGTTCTTGAGGACGGTTGTGTTGTGGCGGCAGGTGCTGTTTTGAAAGCTGGACGATACGCGGCCAACTCGATCTACGCGGGTGTCCCGGCAAAGCGCATAAAAGAACGCAGCTAA